A part of Paenibacillus donghaensis genomic DNA contains:
- a CDS encoding MarR family winged helix-turn-helix transcriptional regulator has translation MQNKKDLLDIWLSLSQIYSNVTDKLEQALLQEYDLSLKEFYVLNFISKSEDKELRLQQLQERVGLSQSATSRLVVRMEAKDCGALERHICEDDRRGIYTRITELGENKYQRALQTFNQVLESELQKEDLKSEFQNITLKLF, from the coding sequence TTGCAAAATAAAAAAGACCTTTTAGATATATGGTTGTCTTTGTCTCAAATCTATTCCAATGTAACTGACAAATTGGAACAAGCTCTGCTGCAAGAATATGATTTATCTTTGAAGGAGTTTTATGTATTGAATTTCATATCTAAGTCAGAGGATAAAGAATTACGATTACAGCAACTTCAGGAGAGGGTGGGTTTAAGTCAAAGTGCCACCTCAAGGCTCGTAGTAAGAATGGAAGCCAAAGACTGTGGCGCTCTGGAAAGACATATATGTGAGGATGATCGGCGAGGTATTTATACTCGAATTACGGAACTAGGCGAAAATAAATATCAGCGTGCACTACAAACCTTTAATCAGGTTCTAGAATCAGAACTTCAAAAAGAAGATTTGAAGTCGGAATTTCAAAATATTACTCTAAAATTGTTTTAA
- a CDS encoding DUF7667 family protein has translation MLPVHLRLAEIFYINMAGPLTIEEAKELQYCLRENARYCWDCLMIDNQSRLTGRVPKM, from the coding sequence ATGTTGCCCGTACACTTACGCCTAGCGGAGATATTCTACATTAATATGGCCGGACCGCTTACCATAGAGGAAGCAAAGGAGTTGCAGTATTGTCTCCGGGAAAACGCACGATACTGCTGGGATTGCCTCATGATCGATAACCAATCTAGGCTGACGGGAAGGGTGCCGAAAATGTAG
- a CDS encoding helix-turn-helix domain-containing protein codes for MIISHVKEIMDRQHKTIRGFAAETGLAINTVSGLYHDTSKRLDVETLNKLCKHLKVSTGELIEYIEDEDAPSV; via the coding sequence GTGATCATCAGCCATGTCAAAGAGATTATGGATCGGCAGCATAAGACTATCCGAGGATTTGCAGCGGAGACGGGCCTTGCGATCAATACGGTGTCTGGTCTATATCATGACACATCGAAGCGTTTGGATGTGGAGACGCTAAACAAGCTGTGTAAGCACCTCAAGGTTAGCACCGGAGAACTCATTGAGTACATAGAAGACGAAGATGCCCCGTCAGTTTAA
- a CDS encoding glycosyltransferase family 2 protein gives MPRITVIMPVYNNAIYLQEAVNTILLQTLNDLELIIIDDGSTDGSAGFVHEIKDTRVKKIFHTENMGIVTSLNQGLDLAQGEYIARMDSDDVAALNRLEVQSYFMDQNPTIDICGTGYTTNYLGPVKLNPMHHEEIKVWLLFQCCILHPSVMMRRSSIDRLGIRYDYNYPHAEDYELWNRLSSSAKFANLPHNLMYYRPHEGQVSNKHRIIQDDSARRIRQRQLSQLGIQLSDEEYAIMIKLAEYGVNSEDFDNYRTAAGFANWLLDQNRQYHVFDQDLFTMALSRCISRVPL, from the coding sequence GTGCCAAGGATAACTGTAATTATGCCGGTATACAATAACGCAATCTATTTACAAGAAGCAGTTAACACAATCTTGTTGCAAACGCTAAACGACCTAGAATTGATAATAATCGATGACGGATCAACAGATGGATCAGCAGGATTTGTACATGAAATAAAAGACACTAGAGTAAAAAAGATATTTCATACTGAGAATATGGGTATTGTCACTTCGCTGAATCAAGGACTCGATCTGGCCCAAGGTGAGTACATCGCCCGTATGGACAGCGATGACGTTGCAGCACTAAATCGCTTGGAAGTTCAGTCTTATTTTATGGACCAGAATCCCACCATAGATATTTGCGGAACAGGATATACAACGAACTATCTCGGGCCTGTCAAGTTAAATCCTATGCATCACGAAGAAATTAAGGTCTGGCTGTTATTTCAATGCTGCATTCTACACCCTTCCGTTATGATGCGCCGAAGTTCGATAGATCGTCTCGGGATTCGGTATGATTATAACTACCCTCATGCAGAGGATTACGAACTGTGGAACAGGCTTTCCTCAAGCGCGAAATTCGCGAATCTCCCTCACAATTTAATGTACTATCGGCCTCATGAAGGACAAGTGTCCAATAAACACCGGATAATACAAGATGATTCTGCACGAAGAATCCGTCAGAGACAACTTTCTCAACTGGGCATTCAATTATCGGATGAGGAATACGCAATAATGATTAAATTAGCTGAGTATGGGGTTAATTCTGAAGATTTTGATAACTATCGAACAGCTGCAGGTTTTGCGAATTGGCTGCTTGATCAAAATCGACAATACCATGTGTTCGACCAGGATCTATTCACAATGGCTCTATCCAGATGTATATCAAGAGTTCCATTGTAA
- the cymR gene encoding cysteine metabolism transcriptional regulator CymR yields MKISTKGRYGLTIMMELALKFGEGPTSLKSIAEKNGLSEHYLEQLIAPLRNAGLVKSIRGAYGGYILARESATITAGDIIRVLEGPISPVDFTEEDDPAKRDLWLRIRDGIADVLDSTTLSDLINFKEETHADNYMFYI; encoded by the coding sequence TTGAAAATATCGACAAAAGGACGTTACGGATTAACCATTATGATGGAGCTGGCGCTGAAATTTGGCGAAGGCCCAACCTCCCTAAAAAGCATCGCTGAAAAAAACGGACTCTCCGAGCATTATCTGGAGCAGCTGATTGCGCCGCTGCGCAACGCCGGGCTTGTCAAAAGCATCCGTGGAGCCTACGGCGGCTATATCCTGGCCCGTGAGTCCGCAACCATTACAGCCGGAGATATCATCCGCGTGCTGGAAGGCCCGATCTCCCCGGTGGATTTCACGGAAGAGGATGATCCCGCCAAACGCGACTTATGGCTGCGGATCCGCGACGGCATTGCCGATGTGCTGGACTCCACCACGCTTTCCGATCTGATTAACTTCAAAGAGGAAACGCATGCGGATAATTATATGTTCTATATCTAA
- the mnmA gene encoding tRNA 2-thiouridine(34) synthase MnmA yields the protein MTKAIQDTRVVVGMSGGVDSSVTALLLKQQGYEVIGIFMKNWDDTDEFGVCTAESDAEDVRRVCEQIDIPYYTVNFEKEYFDKVFTYFLDEYKAGRTPNPDVMCNREIKFGEFLNKALQLGADYVATGHYARVVEEDGIFKLLRGVDGNKDQTYFLNALNQYQLSKAMFPIGHLPKPEVRRIAEEAGLSTAKKKDSTGVCFIGERNFREFLSQYLPAKSGSMVDITTGEVKGPHDGLMYYTLGQRQGLGIGGSGNGEPWFVAEKDLSTNTLYVVQGDKHPSLYSTGLVASGVNWMDGSALGAQPLKCAAKFRYRQPDQGVTVTAREDGTVHVAFDVPQKAITPGQAVVFYQGELCLGGGTIEYAEKVVPVEQA from the coding sequence ATGACAAAAGCAATTCAGGATACACGTGTCGTTGTCGGCATGTCCGGAGGAGTCGATTCCTCGGTTACGGCGCTTTTGCTGAAGCAGCAGGGCTATGAGGTAATCGGCATTTTTATGAAAAACTGGGATGATACCGACGAATTCGGCGTCTGCACAGCCGAGAGCGATGCCGAGGATGTCCGCCGTGTCTGCGAGCAGATTGATATTCCTTACTATACCGTTAATTTCGAAAAGGAATACTTCGATAAAGTATTTACTTATTTTCTGGACGAATATAAGGCTGGGCGGACTCCGAACCCGGATGTCATGTGCAACCGCGAGATCAAGTTCGGGGAATTCCTGAACAAGGCGCTGCAGTTGGGTGCGGATTATGTCGCTACAGGCCACTATGCGCGTGTTGTCGAGGAAGACGGTATCTTCAAGCTGCTGCGCGGCGTGGACGGGAATAAGGATCAGACCTATTTCCTGAACGCGCTGAATCAATATCAGCTCTCCAAGGCGATGTTCCCAATCGGTCATCTGCCCAAGCCGGAGGTGCGCAGAATTGCCGAGGAGGCGGGTCTCTCAACCGCGAAGAAAAAAGACAGCACCGGCGTCTGCTTCATCGGCGAACGCAACTTCCGCGAGTTCCTCAGCCAATATCTGCCGGCCAAGTCAGGCAGCATGGTCGATATCACAACCGGGGAAGTCAAAGGCCCGCATGATGGGCTGATGTACTACACGCTCGGCCAGCGTCAGGGTCTGGGCATCGGCGGCTCGGGCAACGGCGAGCCTTGGTTCGTCGCCGAGAAAGACCTTAGTACCAACACCCTGTATGTTGTGCAGGGGGACAAGCATCCCAGCCTGTATTCCACTGGGCTGGTAGCCTCCGGTGTCAACTGGATGGACGGCAGCGCCCTAGGCGCGCAGCCGCTGAAATGTGCCGCCAAGTTCCGCTACCGCCAGCCGGACCAAGGGGTGACGGTCACAGCCCGCGAGGACGGAACGGTGCATGTAGCCTTCGATGTGCCACAGAAAGCGATCACTCCCGGCCAGGCCGTTGTCTTCTATCAAGGTGAGCTGTGTCTGGGCGGAGGAACAATTGAATACGCCGAGAAGGTTGTGCCTGTAGAGCAGGCTTAA
- a CDS encoding glycoside hydrolase family 48 protein — protein sequence MKLSLMKKPISAMLALVLLLSLTTSLFTVRPGTAKAASAEETRFLQLYAQLKDPANGYYSAEGIPYHAVETLMSEAPDYGHMTTSEAYSYWMWLEVLYGNYTGDWSKLESAWDNMEKYIIPVNEGDGKQEQPTMSYYNPNSPATYAAEHAQPDQYPSQLSGKYAAGKDPLDAELKASYGNNQTYLMHWLVDVDNWYGFGNLLNPTHTAAYVNTFQRGEQESVWEAVPHPSQDDKTFGKTNEGFMSLFTKETSTPSAQWRYTNATDADARAVQAMYWAKELGYNNSVYLNKAKKMGDYLRYGMYDKYFQQVGSAADGTPAAGTGQDSNQYLLAWYTAWGGGLGSTGNWAWRIGASHAHQGYQNVVAAYALSNPDGGLIPTSATAGEDWGKSLKRQLEFYNWLQSSEGAIAGGATNSYNGSYAAYPAGTSTFYGMAYDDAPVYHDPPSNNWFGMQAWSVERVAELYYILAASGDTTSENFQMAKKVIQKWVDWSTDYVFAGERPVTDAEGYYLNSQGNRILGGNNPDVATVSAPGEFWIPGNVEWQGQPNTWTSFSPSSSNTNLKSITKSPSQDTGVLGSYIKALTFYAAGTEAELGSYNTLGGEAQQLAKSLLDTAWGYNDGIGIATTEQRGDYSRYFTKEVYFPSGWTGTFGQGNTIPGSSTVASDPAKGGNGVYASYTDIRPNITNDPAWASLLDKYNTSYNKVTKQWEDGAPEFTYHRFWSQVDMATAYAEYDRLINNSSGPVEPTAPKAPTKPTAVAGDSKVDLSWNNVSAADSYTVKRAAASGGPYTAVATVTQAVYSDISVVNGTTYYYVVSASNSIGESANSPEVSATPTSVPVPTVGDLVVQYRTNDTNPGDGQFRPQLRIVNNGTTAVALSDVKLRYYYTIDGEKAQQFNVDYATVGSSNVLGSFVKLTPAKTGADYYVEVSFSSGAGTLAPGANTGEIQLRINKTDWSNYSEADDYSYDPATTSFTDWNRVPLYLNGTLAWGLEP from the coding sequence ATGAAATTGAGCTTAATGAAGAAGCCTATTTCTGCAATGTTAGCCCTAGTCCTTTTACTCTCACTCACGACTAGCCTATTTACTGTTAGGCCCGGCACAGCCAAAGCCGCTTCAGCGGAGGAAACAAGGTTCCTGCAATTGTATGCACAGCTCAAAGACCCGGCGAACGGCTATTATTCGGCGGAAGGCATTCCTTATCATGCGGTAGAGACGCTGATGAGCGAAGCGCCCGATTACGGGCATATGACCACCTCGGAGGCCTATAGTTATTGGATGTGGCTTGAGGTGTTGTATGGGAATTACACGGGCGACTGGAGCAAGCTCGAGTCGGCTTGGGACAACATGGAGAAATACATTATTCCGGTCAATGAAGGCGACGGGAAGCAGGAACAGCCTACCATGAGTTATTATAATCCGAATAGTCCGGCTACTTATGCAGCAGAGCATGCACAGCCGGATCAGTATCCAAGCCAGCTTAGTGGCAAGTACGCGGCAGGCAAAGACCCGCTGGATGCCGAGCTCAAAGCAAGCTATGGCAACAACCAGACCTACCTGATGCATTGGCTGGTCGATGTGGACAACTGGTACGGCTTCGGCAATCTGCTGAACCCAACACATACAGCCGCTTACGTAAATACATTCCAGCGTGGTGAGCAAGAATCCGTCTGGGAGGCGGTACCACATCCATCCCAGGACGACAAAACCTTCGGAAAGACAAATGAAGGCTTCATGAGCCTGTTCACCAAGGAGACTAGCACACCTTCCGCACAGTGGCGCTACACCAACGCTACCGATGCCGATGCCCGGGCCGTTCAGGCCATGTATTGGGCCAAGGAGCTAGGCTACAATAACAGCGTATATCTGAATAAAGCCAAGAAGATGGGCGATTATCTGCGCTATGGCATGTACGACAAGTATTTCCAACAAGTCGGCAGTGCAGCCGACGGCACTCCTGCGGCCGGTACCGGCCAAGATTCCAACCAATACCTGCTCGCTTGGTACACCGCATGGGGCGGCGGGCTGGGATCGACGGGCAATTGGGCCTGGAGAATCGGTGCAAGCCATGCCCATCAAGGCTATCAGAATGTCGTAGCGGCCTATGCCTTGTCCAATCCGGACGGGGGGCTGATTCCGACTTCTGCAACAGCAGGCGAAGATTGGGGCAAGTCCCTAAAGCGCCAGCTGGAATTCTATAACTGGCTACAATCCAGTGAAGGCGCCATTGCCGGTGGGGCAACTAACAGCTACAACGGTTCTTATGCCGCATACCCAGCCGGAACCAGCACCTTCTACGGTATGGCCTACGATGATGCTCCTGTATACCATGATCCACCATCCAATAACTGGTTTGGAATGCAGGCCTGGAGTGTTGAACGTGTAGCAGAGCTGTATTATATTCTCGCTGCCAGCGGCGACACCACTTCCGAGAACTTCCAAATGGCGAAGAAGGTTATTCAGAAATGGGTGGACTGGTCCACCGATTATGTCTTCGCAGGTGAGCGTCCAGTGACGGATGCGGAGGGCTACTATCTGAACAGCCAAGGCAACCGCATCCTGGGAGGAAACAATCCTGATGTGGCAACGGTCTCCGCACCGGGCGAATTCTGGATTCCGGGCAATGTGGAATGGCAGGGTCAGCCGAACACCTGGACCAGCTTCAGTCCTTCTTCCAGCAATACCAACCTGAAGTCGATTACCAAGAGCCCAAGCCAGGATACAGGCGTGCTGGGAAGTTATATTAAAGCGCTTACGTTCTATGCCGCAGGTACAGAAGCCGAGCTTGGCAGCTACAACACGCTGGGCGGAGAAGCACAGCAACTGGCCAAATCTCTGTTGGATACCGCTTGGGGCTACAATGACGGCATCGGCATTGCAACCACCGAGCAACGTGGTGATTACTCCCGTTATTTTACCAAAGAAGTGTATTTCCCAAGCGGATGGACCGGCACTTTCGGTCAAGGCAATACCATCCCGGGATCGTCAACCGTAGCCTCTGATCCGGCTAAAGGCGGAAATGGAGTCTACGCCAGCTATACAGATATCCGTCCCAATATCACTAACGATCCTGCCTGGGCGTCCCTCCTGGATAAATACAATACGTCCTACAACAAGGTGACGAAGCAATGGGAGGACGGTGCGCCGGAATTCACCTATCACCGTTTCTGGTCACAGGTGGATATGGCAACCGCTTATGCAGAGTACGACCGTCTGATCAACAACAGCAGCGGACCAGTAGAGCCGACAGCACCGAAGGCTCCAACTAAACCGACAGCCGTCGCTGGTGACAGTAAAGTCGATTTGAGTTGGAACAATGTATCCGCTGCAGACAGCTATACGGTGAAACGTGCCGCAGCCAGCGGCGGTCCTTACACTGCTGTAGCAACGGTGACGCAGGCTGTTTACAGCGACATTTCAGTAGTGAATGGAACCACCTATTATTATGTGGTCAGTGCCTCCAACAGCATTGGCGAGAGCGCGAATTCGCCTGAAGTCAGCGCCACACCAACTTCGGTACCGGTGCCGACTGTAGGCGATCTGGTGGTGCAGTACCGCACCAATGACACGAATCCCGGCGATGGCCAGTTCCGCCCGCAGCTGCGGATTGTGAACAACGGCACCACGGCGGTTGCGCTTAGTGATGTGAAGCTGCGCTACTATTATACGATTGACGGTGAGAAAGCACAGCAGTTCAATGTGGATTATGCCACCGTGGGCAGCAGCAATGTGCTGGGCTCATTCGTCAAGCTGACCCCGGCTAAGACCGGAGCGGATTATTACGTGGAGGTCTCCTTTAGTTCAGGCGCAGGAACACTGGCCCCAGGTGCCAATACGGGAGAGATCCAGCTGCGGATCAACAAGACGGATTGGAGCAATTACAGCGAGGCTGACGATTATTCCTACGACCCGGCCACAACCTCGTTTACAGACTGGAACCGTGTACCCCTGTACTTGAATGGGACGCTTGCTTGGGGACTTGAGCCTTAA
- a CDS encoding glycoside hydrolase family 9 protein, with protein sequence MLLTLTLGADVLIHPGVTQAAAADYNYAEALQKSVYFYETQRSGALPENNRVEWRGDSGLSDGADVGHDLTGGWYDAGDHVKFGLPMAYTSTMLAWSVYEYKDGYQQSGQLEEILDNIRWATDYFVKAHTAPNELWGQVGNGTADHNWWGPAEVMQMARPAYKIDAAHPGSDLAAETAAALASASIIFRDSDAAYADKLLLHAKQLYNFADQYRGNYSDSITDAQQYYKSWSGYADELSWGGIWLYLATEDEAYLDKAIAASDLWGTDQSGNWGYQWTQSWDDKHYGAQLLLSRITGDPKFIQSTERNMQYWTTGVGGSSGDRITYTPGGLAHLDQWGALRYAANHAFLAFVYSDWVSDPAKQATARSFAERQITYMLGDNPRNSSYVIGYGDNAPQHPHHRTSHGSWADSQTVPVNHRHILYGALVGGPSKTDSYTDSIGDYVSNEVATDYNAAFTGALAKMMLLHGQGQQPLTAFPPAETRDDELFVEAGINASGSNFVEIRALLNNRSAWPARVTNQLAFNYYLDLSEAAAAGYGPEDITVTAGGYNQGAVVSQLLPYDAANHIYYTKVDFSGTPIYPGGQSAYRKEVQFRIAAPLNTAFWNNANDFSFHGIAAGGASPVKTANIPVFDNGVQVFGELPSGGSNPGEPQVPARPTGVVAVAGDTAVQLTWNAVNGASGYTVKRATTSGGPYTEVGNVTSTTYSDSGLVNGTSYYYVITASNNVGESLPSVQLSAKPSETPPLPTGALKVQYRTNDTNAGDAQLRPQFTIVNTGTEAVALSGLKLRYYFTVDGDKPQQFHCDYAVLGSGNVSGSFVKLNPSVTGADYMLEISFAAGAGSIAPGADSGEIQIRTNKTDWTSYNESDDYSYSGLQQAFADWDKVTLIQDGTLVWGIEP encoded by the coding sequence ATGTTGTTAACGCTTACATTAGGGGCGGACGTTCTGATTCATCCCGGGGTGACCCAAGCAGCGGCTGCAGATTACAATTATGCCGAAGCGCTGCAGAAATCCGTTTATTTCTATGAAACACAAAGATCTGGCGCACTGCCGGAGAACAACCGTGTGGAATGGAGAGGGGATTCGGGACTCAGTGACGGGGCCGATGTCGGCCACGACCTGACCGGAGGCTGGTATGATGCCGGTGACCATGTCAAATTTGGTCTGCCGATGGCTTATACCTCTACCATGTTGGCGTGGTCGGTCTATGAATATAAGGATGGTTATCAGCAGTCCGGACAGCTGGAAGAGATCTTGGACAATATCCGTTGGGCGACCGATTATTTTGTCAAGGCGCACACCGCCCCGAACGAACTGTGGGGACAGGTGGGCAACGGTACGGCTGACCACAACTGGTGGGGGCCGGCCGAAGTGATGCAGATGGCAAGGCCTGCTTACAAAATCGATGCAGCACACCCCGGATCGGACCTGGCGGCGGAGACCGCCGCAGCCCTGGCTTCGGCGTCCATTATTTTCAGGGATTCCGACGCAGCGTATGCGGACAAGCTGCTGCTGCATGCCAAGCAGCTGTATAATTTTGCCGACCAGTACCGTGGCAACTACTCGGATAGCATCACCGATGCCCAGCAGTATTACAAATCATGGAGCGGGTATGCGGATGAGCTGAGCTGGGGCGGCATTTGGCTGTATCTCGCTACAGAGGATGAGGCCTATCTGGACAAAGCGATTGCCGCCAGTGATCTGTGGGGAACCGACCAATCGGGGAACTGGGGGTATCAGTGGACCCAATCCTGGGATGACAAGCATTATGGCGCTCAGCTATTGTTGTCCCGCATTACCGGCGATCCTAAATTCATCCAATCCACGGAACGCAATATGCAGTATTGGACGACAGGTGTAGGAGGCAGCAGCGGTGACCGGATCACCTATACACCCGGCGGGCTTGCGCATCTTGATCAATGGGGCGCACTGCGCTATGCGGCCAACCACGCGTTCCTGGCCTTCGTGTATTCGGATTGGGTCAGCGATCCGGCGAAGCAGGCTACGGCGCGTTCATTTGCCGAAAGACAGATTACGTATATGCTGGGCGATAATCCGCGGAACAGCAGTTATGTTATCGGCTACGGCGATAATGCGCCTCAGCACCCGCACCACCGGACTTCGCATGGCTCATGGGCGGACAGCCAGACTGTTCCGGTGAATCACCGTCACATTCTGTATGGGGCGCTTGTCGGCGGACCCTCCAAGACCGACAGCTATACGGATTCCATTGGCGACTATGTTTCCAATGAAGTGGCGACGGATTACAACGCGGCATTTACAGGGGCACTCGCCAAAATGATGCTGCTCCACGGTCAAGGGCAGCAGCCACTTACGGCGTTCCCTCCGGCGGAGACACGCGACGATGAGCTGTTCGTAGAGGCCGGGATCAATGCCAGCGGCAGCAACTTCGTGGAAATCCGCGCGCTGCTGAACAACCGCTCCGCCTGGCCGGCGCGGGTGACCAATCAATTAGCCTTCAATTATTATCTGGACCTCAGCGAAGCCGCTGCGGCGGGATATGGCCCTGAGGACATTACGGTTACAGCCGGAGGCTACAACCAGGGAGCCGTTGTATCCCAGCTTCTGCCTTACGATGCAGCCAATCATATCTACTATACCAAGGTGGATTTCAGCGGGACCCCCATCTATCCAGGCGGCCAATCTGCTTACCGCAAGGAAGTTCAGTTCCGTATTGCGGCTCCGCTGAACACGGCGTTCTGGAATAATGCGAATGACTTCTCCTTCCATGGTATTGCAGCAGGTGGTGCATCCCCTGTGAAGACGGCGAATATCCCGGTGTTCGACAATGGAGTGCAAGTATTCGGCGAGCTGCCGTCCGGCGGAAGCAATCCAGGAGAACCGCAAGTCCCCGCACGGCCGACGGGCGTAGTGGCGGTGGCCGGTGACACTGCGGTTCAGCTGACTTGGAATGCCGTAAACGGAGCTTCCGGGTATACCGTTAAGCGGGCAACAACCAGCGGCGGACCTTACACTGAAGTAGGCAATGTGACTTCAACAACCTACAGTGACAGCGGGCTTGTCAACGGAACAAGCTATTATTACGTCATCACTGCTTCTAACAACGTAGGAGAGAGTCTGCCTTCGGTGCAGCTTAGTGCAAAGCCGAGTGAGACGCCTCCTTTACCTACAGGTGCCTTGAAGGTACAATACCGGACGAACGATACGAATGCCGGGGATGCGCAGCTGCGGCCCCAGTTCACAATCGTGAATACGGGAACAGAGGCCGTAGCACTAAGCGGGTTGAAGCTCCGCTATTACTTCACGGTGGACGGAGACAAACCGCAGCAGTTCCACTGCGATTATGCAGTCCTGGGCAGCGGCAATGTCAGCGGCAGCTTCGTGAAGCTGAATCCATCCGTAACAGGGGCGGATTATATGCTGGAAATTTCTTTTGCTGCGGGTGCTGGCAGTATCGCTCCGGGAGCGGACAGCGGCGAGATTCAGATCCGCACCAATAAGACAGATTGGACCTCGTACAACGAGAGTGACGACTATTCGTACAGCGGGCTCCAGCAAGCTTTTGCCGATTGGGATAAAGTAACTTTGATTCAAGACGGAACACTTGTGTGGGGCATAGAACCATAA
- a CDS encoding replication-associated recombination protein A, whose protein sequence is MDLFSFGEDTGSGRLLADRMRPENLDEYIGQEHIIGRGKLLRRAIEADQVTSILLYGPPGCGKTTLAHIISHHTQAEFVRLNAVEASVKEVREVIERAQSNKSLYGSKTILFLDEVHRFNSSRQDALLPAVEKGTITFIGATTENPFHYVNGALMSRSTLFQLEPLNSEHSLIAMRRALADKERGLGFMALQADEEALQHIATMANGDIRRALNALELAALTTAPEADGSVHVTLEVAEESIRRPLVKADESTQYDVVSAFHKSIRGSSDAALFWFLYAVEKLGMDPMTFLRRLIAASSEDIGLANPQAMVQAVSALEAYRNNGWPEAKLNIAQAILFAVESPKSNAVYTAISKAMASIEEIKSAEVPHHLRDTHYKGAAALGHAGYQYPHDFPGHFVKQDYLPKAIARRVFYQATEQGNESKIRHNQALRREQ, encoded by the coding sequence ATGGATTTATTTTCTTTCGGGGAGGACACCGGGAGCGGACGTCTGCTGGCAGACCGGATGCGGCCGGAGAATCTGGATGAATATATTGGACAAGAGCATATTATCGGGCGCGGCAAGCTGCTGCGCAGAGCCATCGAAGCCGATCAGGTGACTTCGATTCTGCTGTATGGCCCTCCGGGCTGCGGCAAAACGACACTGGCCCACATTATATCCCACCATACCCAAGCGGAATTCGTGCGCCTGAACGCCGTGGAGGCTTCGGTGAAGGAGGTGCGTGAAGTGATCGAACGCGCCCAGAGCAATAAATCGCTGTATGGCTCGAAGACGATTCTGTTCCTGGATGAGGTTCACCGCTTCAACAGCTCGCGCCAGGATGCGTTGTTGCCTGCGGTGGAGAAAGGGACGATTACGTTTATCGGTGCCACCACCGAGAATCCCTTCCACTATGTCAACGGCGCTTTGATGAGCCGCTCCACGCTGTTCCAGCTGGAGCCGCTGAACAGCGAGCACAGCCTGATCGCGATGCGGCGGGCACTGGCCGACAAGGAGCGGGGGCTGGGGTTCATGGCGCTGCAGGCGGACGAGGAGGCGCTGCAGCATATCGCCACGATGGCGAACGGCGATATCCGGCGCGCGCTGAACGCGCTGGAGCTGGCAGCGCTGACCACCGCGCCCGAGGCGGACGGCAGCGTGCATGTGACCCTGGAGGTCGCCGAGGAGTCGATCCGGCGGCCGCTGGTGAAGGCGGACGAGTCGACACAGTATGACGTGGTGTCCGCTTTTCACAAAAGCATCCGCGGCTCCAGCGACGCCGCCCTGTTCTGGTTCCTCTACGCCGTAGAGAAGCTCGGCATGGACCCGATGACCTTTCTGCGCCGCCTGATCGCGGCCAGCAGCGAGGACATTGGCTTGGCGAACCCGCAGGCCATGGTGCAGGCGGTCAGCGCGCTGGAGGCCTACCGCAACAACGGCTGGCCTGAAGCGAAGCTGAACATCGCCCAGGCGATCCTGTTCGCGGTGGAGAGCCCGAAGTCCAACGCGGTGTACACGGCGATCTCCAAGGCGATGGCGAGCATCGAGGAGATCAAATCGGCGGAGGTGCCGCATCATCTGCGGGACACGCATTACAAAGGCGCAGCGGCGCTGGGCCACGCCGGGTATCAATACCCGCATGACTTCCCCGGCCACTTCGTGAAGCAGGATTATCTGCCCAAGGCCATCGCCCGGAGAGTATTCTACCAGGCAACCGAGCAGGGCAACGAGTCCAAGATCCGCCACAATCAGGCTTTGCGGCGCGAGCAGTAG
- a CDS encoding CD3324 family protein, whose translation MSYVNGKDVLPPGLLEELQGYIQGELLYIPKKTEQRVRWGENSGTRQEIASRNEEIFSSHRSGCSVAELQEKYYLSEESIRKIISKMRLALSR comes from the coding sequence GTGAGTTATGTAAATGGGAAGGATGTGCTCCCCCCGGGCTTGCTCGAAGAGCTTCAGGGATACATTCAGGGTGAATTGCTATATATCCCCAAGAAGACGGAGCAGCGGGTAAGATGGGGAGAGAACAGCGGTACCCGGCAGGAGATTGCCAGCCGCAACGAGGAGATTTTCAGCTCGCACCGCAGCGGCTGCAGTGTAGCAGAGCTTCAGGAGAAATATTATTTGTCGGAAGAGAGCATCCGCAAAATCATATCCAAAATGCGGCTGGCGCTGAGCCGCTAG